The following proteins are encoded in a genomic region of Candidatus Equadaptatus faecalis:
- a CDS encoding linear amide C-N hydrolase, translating to MKKKFLWLLIAILVGASVFCFSLYKSCNAEYLAKPAEAQKIEKVSDYLYKIRYNDLDNSVYSDIDLIKKFFGKLVAAYNGKAFACSAVVNGNFYGRNLDLFMGHSPKYVVWVEGNDKRYASLGAGIMYAVTLAEADSGELSEDMKKLLPFMVLDGVNEKGVTCNVNYVPRDVENDKGTNPKAEELPYFTVVRYILDNAGSAAEAVELLRGKNLVDKPKISTLHWMIADPKESYVVEVIDNELRVVKNPKAMTNYYLSVDGYTPHACGIERMDIIKKGYDKAASVEDMRRLMQSVHYTQAYKKSTKPFWYSEHYLYDEAAGKDYNISTPMEELQAHVDKIAEEFSRCTRDNPDGFWETVYTSVYDMSKQTVRISLHEDYSKYWDFKLK from the coding sequence ATGAAGAAAAAGTTTTTATGGCTGTTGATTGCAATTCTTGTCGGTGCTTCGGTTTTTTGTTTCTCGCTTTATAAATCCTGCAATGCAGAATATTTGGCAAAGCCTGCCGAAGCGCAGAAAATTGAAAAAGTATCCGATTATCTGTATAAGATCCGCTATAACGACCTTGATAACAGCGTCTATTCCGATATTGACCTGATAAAAAAGTTTTTCGGAAAACTGGTTGCGGCGTACAACGGAAAAGCTTTTGCCTGCAGCGCTGTTGTGAACGGGAATTTTTACGGGCGCAATCTTGACCTTTTCATGGGTCACAGTCCCAAGTATGTTGTGTGGGTTGAGGGGAATGACAAGCGTTACGCAAGTCTGGGCGCCGGAATAATGTACGCTGTCACCCTCGCGGAAGCAGACAGCGGGGAACTTTCTGAAGATATGAAAAAGCTGCTTCCGTTTATGGTTTTGGACGGCGTGAACGAAAAAGGCGTAACGTGCAACGTGAACTACGTTCCGAGAGACGTTGAAAATGATAAGGGCACGAATCCGAAAGCAGAGGAACTGCCGTATTTTACTGTGGTTCGTTATATTCTTGACAATGCGGGAAGCGCGGCGGAGGCTGTTGAGCTGCTTCGCGGCAAAAATCTTGTTGACAAGCCTAAAATTTCAACACTGCACTGGATGATCGCAGACCCGAAGGAATCTTACGTCGTTGAAGTTATAGACAATGAACTGCGTGTCGTTAAAAATCCGAAGGCAATGACGAATTATTATCTGTCGGTTGACGGTTATACGCCGCATGCCTGCGGTATTGAGCGCATGGACATCATTAAGAAGGGCTATGACAAAGCAGCTTCCGTAGAAGATATGCGCAGGCTTATGCAGAGCGTGCATTACACGCAGGCGTACAAAAAAAGCACCAAGCCTTTCTGGTATTCAGAGCATTACCTTTACGATGAAGCGGCAGGGAAAGATTACAATATAAGTACGCCGATGGAAGAATTACAGGCGCACGTTGACAAAATTGCCGAGGAATTTTCGCGCTGTACGCGCGACAACCCCGACGGTTTTTGGGAAACTGTGTACACCTCTGTCTATGACATGAGCAAACAGACTGTGAGAATATCCCTGCACGAGGATTACAGCAAATACTGGGATTTCAAGCTGAAATAG
- a CDS encoding ABC transporter substrate-binding protein: protein MNKKIVAAAVCVVLLCVCLLFCNKPEKEADTIKIGYLGSLTGDFAIYGTTEANAVRLVIDEVNAQGGLFGKKLVLVVGDTKSKCEDAVNAVRRMILADKVCAFIGTDTSGTSLAVAPIADREKVPHISTLGTNPYVTVHEHGAVRPYAFRICFTDPYQGKIAAEFAYGDLKARKAALLYNVGSDYAHGFREYFVKSFTGKGGKIVADEGYRDTDVDFRAQLTKIKYSGADVLLLPGMGKDMALIIKQARELQLKVNFIGGDGYAEFMSEIAGDALKGSYWINHTYQEAPEMAPVFAKYRKVYHDEGKEFTDITMAYDAAKWLVDAIKRAGSTDGEAVAKALEETTKLKLTHCTISVDPATHNLINKPAVILKVGSDLKGRYYKTVSPE, encoded by the coding sequence ATGAATAAAAAGATTGTGGCAGCGGCAGTTTGCGTTGTTCTGCTTTGTGTTTGTCTTTTGTTCTGTAATAAGCCGGAAAAAGAGGCAGATACAATAAAAATTGGTTATCTCGGCTCGCTTACCGGTGATTTTGCGATTTACGGCACGACAGAAGCGAACGCGGTTCGGCTTGTTATTGACGAAGTGAACGCGCAGGGCGGGCTTTTTGGCAAGAAGCTCGTGCTTGTCGTTGGAGATACGAAATCCAAATGTGAAGACGCGGTGAACGCCGTTCGCAGAATGATACTTGCGGACAAGGTTTGCGCGTTTATAGGAACAGACACCAGCGGGACTTCGCTTGCCGTCGCGCCGATTGCGGACAGGGAAAAAGTGCCGCATATTTCAACACTGGGCACAAATCCGTACGTTACGGTGCATGAACACGGCGCTGTGCGGCCGTATGCTTTCCGTATCTGTTTCACGGACCCGTATCAGGGTAAAATCGCGGCAGAGTTCGCATACGGCGATCTGAAAGCCCGAAAAGCGGCACTGCTGTACAACGTTGGCTCGGATTACGCGCACGGTTTTCGGGAATATTTTGTAAAATCATTTACCGGCAAGGGTGGCAAAATCGTTGCAGATGAAGGCTACCGCGATACTGACGTTGACTTCCGCGCGCAGCTGACGAAAATCAAATACAGCGGCGCCGACGTTCTCCTTTTGCCCGGCATGGGCAAAGATATGGCGCTCATAATCAAACAGGCAAGAGAACTGCAGCTCAAGGTGAATTTTATCGGAGGAGACGGCTACGCGGAGTTTATGAGCGAGATAGCAGGAGACGCGCTGAAGGGCAGTTACTGGATTAATCACACCTATCAGGAAGCTCCTGAAATGGCTCCTGTCTTTGCGAAATACCGAAAGGTATATCATGACGAGGGCAAAGAATTTACGGACATAACGATGGCGTACGATGCCGCAAAATGGCTTGTCGATGCAATTAAACGCGCGGGCAGCACAGACGGGGAAGCTGTCGCAAAAGCGCTTGAAGAAACTACAAAACTGAAACTGACGCACTGCACAATTTCGGTTGACCCCGCGACTCATAACCTGATTAACAAGCCCGCAGTTATATTAAAAGTCGGCAGTGACCTGAAAGGGCGTTACTATAAAACGGTCAGCCCTGAATAA
- a CDS encoding amidase, whose amino-acid sequence MKNKSLRLKKIPAAVLALFALAALLVSPASCAAKKYTQAELAYMPATEQIKLFKAGTITPTDVLEAQIARVQKFNGPVNTSREELKDYLNFNGKVNAICFDRFGEARKAAKEAGRRYKNGTARPLEGITVGIKNENEVKGWRVDMGSLILKDAPVCEDDGAIIDKLKGAGAIPVFSTNVPEFYVSSMTWNKLYGVTRNPWNLYYGVGGSSGGSGAALAAGFCTLATGSDMGGSIRIPAAMCGVYGFKPPFGRVPTSEISYETLGPLARTFGDMRLMQNVICGPSPKVHSSLRPKLEYPAEYAPIKGQKVALCRFKNWLPGGCDKEIDAAMDKTAELLKKAGAEVVVIDLDWSAEKFGKTYIQGLMSTEMYELFALAEGHEDKLCSYCGVFFNGAKDFGPKKLIEAGRMLNAMHGEIQEKVFAKGCIALVMPSLATPKVPADFEASPDKLADINGTQHKSIDICLTPLWNLLSRYPVVNVPICLSARNVPVGIQIVGNTYDDLAAFRVASALSKTNRQLYTDGLFPDFRKEK is encoded by the coding sequence ATGAAGAACAAATCTTTGCGGCTGAAGAAAATTCCGGCGGCTGTTTTGGCGTTGTTTGCGCTTGCGGCGCTTTTGGTTTCTCCCGCGTCGTGCGCGGCGAAAAAATACACACAGGCTGAGCTTGCTTACATGCCCGCAACGGAGCAGATAAAGCTTTTTAAGGCAGGGACGATAACCCCGACAGACGTGCTTGAGGCGCAGATAGCAAGGGTTCAGAAGTTTAACGGTCCTGTCAACACCTCGCGCGAAGAGCTGAAGGACTATCTGAACTTTAACGGCAAGGTCAACGCAATCTGCTTTGACCGTTTTGGCGAAGCGAGAAAAGCGGCAAAGGAAGCCGGACGACGCTACAAAAACGGAACTGCGCGTCCCCTTGAAGGAATTACCGTTGGCATAAAGAACGAAAACGAAGTCAAGGGCTGGCGCGTTGACATGGGCTCGCTGATACTGAAAGACGCACCCGTGTGCGAAGACGACGGCGCAATAATTGACAAACTGAAAGGTGCGGGCGCAATCCCCGTATTCTCGACAAACGTTCCTGAATTTTACGTCAGCTCAATGACGTGGAACAAACTTTACGGCGTTACGCGCAATCCGTGGAATTTGTACTACGGTGTAGGAGGCTCCTCAGGAGGCTCGGGCGCTGCGCTTGCCGCGGGTTTCTGCACGCTTGCGACAGGTTCTGACATGGGAGGCTCAATACGTATACCCGCGGCAATGTGCGGCGTATATGGCTTCAAACCTCCGTTTGGCAGGGTGCCGACGTCGGAAATTTCCTACGAAACACTTGGTCCCCTTGCGAGAACCTTCGGCGATATGCGGTTAATGCAGAACGTCATCTGCGGACCAAGTCCCAAGGTTCATTCCTCGCTGCGCCCGAAGCTTGAATATCCGGCGGAATACGCGCCAATCAAGGGGCAGAAAGTTGCGCTCTGCCGCTTCAAAAACTGGCTGCCCGGAGGCTGCGACAAAGAAATTGACGCCGCTATGGACAAAACGGCGGAACTGCTGAAAAAAGCCGGAGCGGAGGTTGTTGTTATTGACCTTGACTGGAGCGCGGAAAAATTTGGAAAGACCTACATTCAGGGTCTGATGTCAACGGAGATGTACGAGCTGTTTGCCTTGGCAGAGGGACACGAGGACAAGCTGTGCAGCTATTGCGGCGTATTCTTTAACGGCGCGAAAGATTTTGGTCCCAAAAAACTTATTGAAGCCGGACGCATGCTTAACGCGATGCATGGGGAAATTCAGGAAAAAGTGTTTGCCAAAGGCTGTATCGCTTTGGTTATGCCAAGCCTTGCGACGCCGAAAGTCCCTGCGGATTTTGAAGCGTCACCTGACAAGCTTGCGGATATTAACGGTACACAGCACAAAAGTATAGATATCTGCCTTACGCCGCTGTGGAATCTCCTCAGCCGCTATCCTGTCGTCAATGTTCCAATCTGCCTGTCGGCGAGAAACGTCCCAGTTGGTATTCAGATTGTTGGCAACACCTACGACGACCTTGCGGCATTCCGCGTAGCGTCAGCGCTTTCAAAAACAAACAGACAGCTCTATACGGACGGACTGTTCCCCGATTTCAGAAAAGAAAAATAA
- a CDS encoding carboxylesterase family protein, which yields MKKKFVLAALVIACIAAALFAFRGDGYKEAKLLEYAPNNEITGNYDKALAAKCENGTFVGKKNGSVIEFRGIPFAQQPVGELRWKAPQEPLPSDKVFEAYHDGKSCLQTPDPYERASLYEQGEDCLSLNVFVSSKDKTAKKPVMVFVHGGGYEQGGHSDPLYDGYNFVRENPDVILVVTTYRMGLMGIVDFSQVPGGENYMDACNLPLLDQIATLKWVKKNIAAFGGDPDCVTVFGESAGGGSVSNLVVSPLSKGLFKRAIPMSGACTYGQTRADSQVLTKALMERFNAKNMDDLMKVSYEDLRKFWVDEGGMTKYNFPIIDESMLPADTLDAWNGEAIKDIEIMQGTTKDEWRYFIEVFADDLDFFNLVNDVTQKMLAENASPEYLEASAKLMAYLTKKYGKEWAPTEFGNGQLFRAGQMYQAIAHAKQGGKEFFYRVDKEVEGPRQEILKACHAVELPFIFGNFDKEQAKNTKENRVYSKQLQRMWVNFAKTGNPSLSAKDNPDGKAVEWQPFTNDTRKVMILAQGNLHMEENPEAERTELEQKLIATNPQYKHLRGLAPVLARIVQIPGKEDSFKKVTEKLTEHAQKVKNAK from the coding sequence ATGAAGAAAAAATTTGTTTTGGCGGCGCTGGTAATCGCCTGTATTGCCGCCGCGCTGTTTGCTTTCCGCGGCGACGGATACAAAGAGGCGAAGCTTTTGGAATACGCGCCGAACAATGAAATTACGGGAAACTATGACAAGGCTCTTGCCGCAAAGTGCGAGAACGGCACTTTTGTAGGAAAAAAGAACGGCAGCGTTATAGAATTCCGCGGCATTCCGTTCGCGCAGCAGCCTGTCGGCGAACTGCGCTGGAAAGCTCCTCAGGAGCCGCTTCCGTCAGACAAGGTGTTTGAAGCGTATCACGATGGCAAAAGCTGTCTGCAAACGCCTGACCCGTACGAAAGGGCGTCGCTTTACGAGCAGGGAGAAGACTGCCTGTCGCTGAACGTGTTTGTAAGTTCAAAGGACAAAACCGCGAAGAAGCCCGTCATGGTTTTCGTTCACGGCGGAGGCTACGAGCAGGGCGGACACAGCGACCCTCTGTATGACGGCTATAATTTCGTGCGCGAAAATCCTGACGTCATTCTCGTAGTGACGACCTACCGCATGGGGCTTATGGGAATAGTGGATTTCTCGCAGGTTCCGGGCGGCGAAAATTATATGGACGCCTGCAACCTGCCGCTGCTTGACCAAATAGCAACTCTCAAATGGGTTAAGAAAAACATAGCGGCGTTCGGCGGAGACCCTGACTGCGTTACAGTTTTCGGCGAATCCGCAGGCGGCGGAAGCGTTTCAAACCTTGTTGTCAGCCCGCTTTCAAAAGGGCTGTTCAAGCGCGCGATACCTATGAGCGGAGCCTGCACCTACGGCCAGACAAGAGCGGACAGCCAGGTGCTGACCAAAGCTCTTATGGAACGTTTCAACGCGAAAAATATGGACGACCTTATGAAGGTCAGTTACGAAGACCTGCGCAAATTCTGGGTTGACGAAGGCGGCATGACGAAATATAACTTCCCGATTATTGACGAGAGTATGCTGCCGGCAGACACGCTTGACGCATGGAACGGAGAGGCGATAAAGGATATTGAAATTATGCAGGGCACCACAAAAGACGAGTGGCGCTATTTCATAGAAGTTTTTGCCGATGACCTCGATTTCTTCAACCTTGTCAACGACGTTACCCAAAAAATGCTTGCGGAAAACGCCTCACCCGAATATCTTGAAGCCTCCGCAAAGCTTATGGCCTATCTGACGAAAAAATACGGCAAAGAATGGGCTCCTACGGAATTCGGCAACGGGCAGCTCTTCCGCGCCGGACAGATGTATCAGGCAATAGCCCACGCAAAGCAGGGCGGAAAGGAATTTTTCTACCGCGTGGACAAGGAAGTTGAGGGACCAAGACAGGAAATACTCAAGGCGTGCCACGCAGTCGAGCTGCCGTTCATTTTCGGCAACTTTGACAAGGAACAGGCAAAGAACACAAAGGAAAACCGCGTTTATTCAAAACAGCTGCAGAGAATGTGGGTCAACTTTGCAAAGACGGGCAATCCGTCGCTTTCGGCAAAGGATAATCCCGATGGAAAAGCTGTTGAGTGGCAGCCCTTCACCAATGACACAAGAAAAGTTATGATTTTAGCGCAGGGCAATCTGCACATGGAAGAAAATCCCGAGGCGGAACGCACCGAGCTTGAACAGAAGCTGATTGCGACAAACCCGCAGTACAAACATCTCCGCGGACTTGCGCCGGTGCTTGCCAGAATTGTGCAGATTCCGGGCAAAGAAGACAGTTTTAAGAAAGTAACGGAGAAACTCACAGAACACGCGCAGAAAGTAAAAAACGCCAAATAA
- a CDS encoding MATE family efflux transporter, which produces MASGQLNKGDFGNGSISRLILSQAVPLTLAQLVQLLYNIVDRVYIGHMGAFDAGNALSGLGLCFPIITLVSAFVNWISMGASPLCSMARGSGNRQKAQNILSTAFSLEIIVSLVLTVLVFAVKTPLLYLLGASGVTYRHAAEYLDIYMLGTIFFAVSTGMNFFINLQGFPKVGMFTTILGAVINLALDPLFIFVFHLGVKGAAAATVISQFCAAVWVLAFLHKKEIELRISVRNTRIAHAEVKNILALGLPGFIVGATNCSVQAVCNAALSVFGGDLYIGIMTVINSVRELIILPIHGITYGAQPILSYNYGAAKFDRVKNGIRFETLLALCYTGIFWISTLLLSGFYIGIFSSDRQMLSAGILPMRIYFLGFIFMTLQFAGQSAFTSLGKAKQAVFFSILRKIIVVVPLTLLLPRIPSLGIMGVFWAEPISNLIGGLSCFLCMYFTVYRKLGKP; this is translated from the coding sequence ATGGCGTCAGGACAGCTGAACAAGGGCGATTTCGGAAACGGCAGTATCAGCCGCCTTATTTTGTCGCAGGCAGTTCCGCTTACTCTGGCACAGCTTGTTCAGCTGCTCTACAACATCGTTGACAGAGTTTATATCGGTCACATGGGCGCGTTTGACGCAGGCAACGCCCTTTCGGGGCTTGGGCTCTGTTTTCCGATAATTACTCTCGTTTCAGCCTTTGTCAACTGGATTTCGATGGGCGCTTCGCCTCTCTGCTCAATGGCAAGAGGCAGCGGAAACAGACAAAAGGCGCAGAATATTCTTTCAACAGCGTTTTCGCTTGAAATTATTGTCAGTCTTGTACTTACCGTACTTGTGTTTGCGGTAAAAACGCCGCTGCTTTATCTGCTCGGCGCAAGCGGCGTAACGTACCGCCATGCGGCGGAATATCTTGATATTTATATGCTGGGAACAATATTTTTCGCGGTAAGCACCGGAATGAATTTCTTTATAAATCTTCAAGGCTTTCCGAAAGTCGGAATGTTCACGACAATTTTGGGCGCAGTTATCAATCTTGCGCTTGACCCGCTGTTTATTTTCGTGTTTCATCTCGGCGTAAAAGGCGCGGCTGCTGCCACGGTCATCAGTCAGTTCTGTGCCGCAGTGTGGGTGCTTGCTTTTCTGCACAAAAAAGAGATAGAACTGCGTATTTCGGTGCGCAATACGCGCATAGCGCACGCAGAGGTAAAAAATATACTTGCGCTTGGACTGCCGGGCTTTATAGTCGGCGCTACAAACTGCTCTGTTCAGGCTGTGTGCAACGCTGCGCTCTCCGTGTTCGGCGGCGACCTCTACATAGGAATAATGACCGTTATCAACTCCGTGCGCGAACTGATAATACTGCCTATTCACGGCATAACCTACGGTGCGCAGCCTATTCTGAGCTACAATTACGGCGCGGCGAAATTTGACAGAGTAAAAAACGGTATTCGTTTTGAAACGCTGCTGGCGCTCTGTTACACAGGGATTTTCTGGATAAGCACGCTGCTTTTGTCCGGATTTTATATCGGCATTTTCAGCAGCGACAGGCAAATGCTTTCCGCAGGTATTTTACCGATGAGAATCTATTTTCTCGGTTTTATCTTCATGACACTGCAATTTGCGGGGCAGTCAGCGTTTACCTCGCTTGGAAAAGCAAAACAGGCGGTATTTTTCTCCATACTGAGAAAAATTATCGTGGTTGTGCCTCTCACGCTTCTTCTGCCGAGAATACCGTCGCTTGGAATAATGGGCGTTTTCTGGGCAGAGCCGATTTCAAACTTAATCGGCGGACTGTCCTGCTTTCTCTGTATGTACTTTACTGTTTACAGAAAACTCGGAAAACCGTAA